The region tttgttattgttattatttgcTTGCTTCAAATTCAAGTTTctataacatatatacatatatacttacagaaaaaaaaacccgtatatacatatatatatacatacatacatacatacataaagtTGTGGGCTGACTCAATCCGTCCATGGCAATGCAAGCATCCATTGCCTATTCTTGTCAGTTTGGAAGAAGATGGAAAACCTGAGGGTCGTGTTGAATTAGCCTTGCGGAGTCTTCCACAGTATGATGCTGGTAGGTGCTAGACTGGTGATTTAACTCCATCCTTTGATTATTGGAAGATACCTGATTTTGCTTATGCTTACCGGTCTAGGCTGGCCACTCCATCCATGGTATCCTACTCTTTTGCCAGGTTTCATTATCCTCTTTAACTACCACAGGAATAATTTCTGTCAAAATATAGGTTGCAGAACGTGTGATTTCAGACATGGAAGAGTTCAGCAATAAGAAGCCCCCGGCACCAttattgatttcttttgatgccgAAGAAGTAAGAAAGCAAGCTGCTGCTTCTACTCAGAGGTTTGAGGAAGGTACaatgattttatatttcaaCTCCCATTTTCTTACCTATTGAATGGGTATTGATTTATAATGGCTACCCTTGTTTATGAGTGCGTTTAAGTTATGCTGAGTTCTTTTATGCAATTGCCAAATGGCTGTTGGTTGTGCAGGAAAACCATTGTCAATCCTGGATGGGATTTTTGTCTCAATCAAAGATGATATAGACTGTTATCCACATCCCTCAAAgggtatatataaattttcattgttgcactttttctaaataaagtaataatttttgtcactatGCCATGGCAATAGGTGCAACAACATGGTTTCATGAGGTGCGCCCTGTTAAAAAGGATGCAGTTTCTGTATCAAGATTACGTAGCTGTGGtgtgatttttgttggaaaGGCAAATATGCATGAGCTGGGCCTGGGAACGGCTGGAAACAATCCAAATTATG is a window of Diospyros lotus cultivar Yz01 chromosome 10, ASM1463336v1, whole genome shotgun sequence DNA encoding:
- the LOC127811819 gene encoding fatty acid amide hydrolase-like isoform X1 encodes the protein MMLVAERVISDMEEFSNKKPPAPLLISFDAEEVRKQAAASTQRFEEGKPLSILDGIFVSIKDDIDCYPHPSKGATTWFHEVRPVKKDAVSVSRLRSCGVIFVGKANMHELGLGTAGNNPNYGFTNCKLRSMAIMDSSVLGSDSSTTNYPGMVPPGPDLPSAAVDDDVVNDENTEKKNIQFWIVFNKKCLVQ
- the LOC127811819 gene encoding fatty acid amide hydrolase-like isoform X2 — translated: MVAERVISDMEEFSNKKPPAPLLISFDAEEVRKQAAASTQRFEEGKPLSILDGIFVSIKDDIDCYPHPSKGATTWFHEVRPVKKDAVSVSRLRSCGVIFVGKANMHELGLGTAGNNPNYGFTNCKLRSMAIMDSSVLGSDSSTTNYPGMVPPGPDLPSAAVDDDVVNDENTEKKNIQFWIVFNKKCLVQ